Proteins encoded by one window of Arachis ipaensis cultivar K30076 chromosome B04, Araip1.1, whole genome shotgun sequence:
- the LOC107636186 gene encoding uncharacterized protein LOC107636186 yields MVRVSRKEWAKKIDDALCAFKTAFKISIGIPRYQLVYGKACYLLVELEHTTYWTTKFLNFDTKTVGEKRLLQLNELDEFRVKAYKNAKLYKKKTKMWHDKRISTRTFDPRQMVLLFNSRLKLFLGKLKSR; encoded by the coding sequence ATGGTGAGAGTTTCAAGGAAAGAATGGGCGAAGAAGATTGATGACGCTCTCTGTGCTTTCAAAACGGCATTCAAAATATCCATTGGGATTCCACGTTATCAACTTGTCTATGGCAAGGCTTGTTACTTGCTAGTGGAACTGGAGCATACAACATATTGGACAACAAAGTTTCTTAACTTTGATACAAAGACTGTGGGAGAGAAGAGGTTGCTTCAACTAAATGAGCTTGATGAGTTTAGAGTGAAGGCTTATAAAAATGCTAAGCTTTACAAGAAGAAGACTAAAATGTGGCATGACAAGAGGATCTCCACAAGAACATTTGATCCTAGACAAATGGTGCTTCTTTTCAATTCAAGGTTAAAGCTCTTCCTAGGAAAGTTGAAGTCTAGATAG